In Hemicordylus capensis ecotype Gifberg chromosome 13, rHemCap1.1.pri, whole genome shotgun sequence, a single window of DNA contains:
- the ALKBH5 gene encoding RNA demethylase ALKBH5, translated as MAGSGYTDLREKLKSMMPYRDNYKGGTRDPAESPYGAVGGAAERKRKYHEDSESEPSDYEEHQREEEEAQKVRSGIRQLRLFSPEECAKIEARIDDVVSRAEKGLYKEHTVDRAPLRNKYFFGEGYTYGSQLQRRGPGQERLYPRGEVDTIPEWVHDLVIRKLVEHRVIPEGFVNSAVINDYQPGGCIVSHVDPIHIFERPIVSVSFFSDSALCFGCKFQFRPIRVSEPVFFLPVRRGSVTVLSGYAADEITHCIRPQDIKERRAVIILRKTRLDAPRLEMRSLSSSVLAPGYASDRLSGSNRDPILKPKRSHRKADPDAAHRPRILEMDKEENRRSVLLPKHRRRSHFSSENYWRKSYEYTEDFDEEEDDGSPARKVKMRRH; from the exons ATGGCTGGGAGCGGTTACACAGACCTGCGAGAGAAGCTCAAGTCCATGATGCCTTACCGGGACAACTACAAGGGCGGCACGCGGGACCCTGCCGAGTCCCCCTATGGAGCCGTGGGCGGAGCTGCTGAGCGCAAGCGCAAATACCATGAGGACTCCGAGTCGGAGCCCAGCGACTACGAAGAGCACCagcgggaggaggaagaggcccagAAAGTCCGAAGCGGCATCCGGCAACTCCGGCTCTTCAGCCCCGAGGAGTGCGCCAAGATTGAGGCTCGCATCGACGACGTGGTCTCCAGGGCCGAGAAGGGCCTCTACAAAGAGCACACGGTGGATAGGGCCCCTCTCCGGAACAAGTACttctttggggagggctacacaTATGGGTCTCAGCTGCAGAGACGAGGCCCCGGTCAGGAGCGGCTGTATCCGCGGGGGGAGGTGGACACCATTCCCGAGTGGGTTCACGACCTGGTCATCCGCAAGCTGGTGGAGCATCGGGTGATCCCCGAGGGCTTTGTCAACAGCGCAGTGATCAATGActaccagccgggaggctgcataGTTTCCCACGTGGACCCCATCCACATCTTTGAGAGGCCTATTGTCTCGGTGTCCTTCTTCAGTGACTCAGCCCTCTGCTTTGGCTGCAAATTCCAGTTCAGGCCCATCCGGGTCTCGGAGCCGGTCTTCTTCCTGCCTGTGAGAAGAGGAAGCGTCACTGTGCTGAG TGGCTACGCAGCTGATGAAATTACACACTGCATTCGACCACAGGATATCAAGGAGAGAAGAGCCGTCATCATTCTTAGGAA AACCAGACTAGATGCTCCCCGGCTGGAGATGAGATCCCTGAGTAGCTCTGTCCTGGCACCAGGGTATGCCTCTGACCGTCTATCAGGAAGCAACAGGGACCCCATCCTGAAGCCAAAGAGGTCCCATCGCAAGGCAGACCCTGACGCTGCTCACCG GCCTCGAATTTTAGAAATGGATAAAGAGGAGAACAGGCGCTCAGTCCTTTTGCCCAAACACAGGAGGCGGAGCCACTTCAGCTCCGAGAACTATTGGCGAAAGTCTTACGAGTACACAGAGGACTTTGACGAAGAGGAGGATGACGGGAGCCCCGCCCGGAAAGTGAAAATGAGACGGCATTGA